The Tribolium castaneum strain GA2 chromosome 3, icTriCast1.1, whole genome shotgun sequence sequence ACAGCGACAGTGTTTCGTAACAATAATATTGGCAAGTAATTGTATGAACTTTTATTACcatatttatacatttttttatttatttattaataaataatcatgAGGTttctattttacaaaaatacaagtttCATAATTCACACCTGAAATAACAATGAAACAAATTGGACGGTGCAAGGCACCGTCGAACACCTGAAGTTTTGAATCTCTTAAAGTTTTATGGGTTTTAAACATAATACGGTGACTCGTAAAATACGACGTCACAAGGGCGCGATGTTTGTCACTAATTGGGCGACAATAAATTACAGGAACCGCAATATTAATTTAAGGGAGGAAAGCGAGGAGAGGATCGATTTGGCGACAACAAACATCAACACATTAACAAATATGATTACATCCTCTCATTATAACAAGAACAATAATTACACCCTGTACGACaacaaaataatgatttattattaaatttgcatattttttttgcaagtcCTGTAAATGTAAATCACTTTGATAGTAGAATATTCACAATTAGATGCTGAAAGCAGATATCAGTAAAGACAGAATCAAGACGAGTTGAGCGCTACAACTATCTAAAGCTCTCCCTGAAAAAGAATCTACAAgaccaaatttaattatttttggactTACCACATCCTGTTTGAgctattattttgtaataactttattattattttttgactaaataaAAAGTTGCTTACCAGTGGGATAATAAAGCAAACTTCGCTTCTTAACATATCCAGTGCCAGGAATGCGCAACTCGCAGTGAATTAAAGATCCAGGAACTAAAGAATCCACCATTGCGTGAGCCACAACAAACACAGAAAATCGGCCGTTCGGATGCCGACTAGTGTTCCATTCAAGAGTTTGGAGCGGATTtctaaaatgtgtttttaattcttgttctGTAACAATCTCACAGTTACTTATTGTAAAAATCGTCAGTCCGGTCCTTGTAAAGAATTAGTTTCGGCGCTGGATAGACTTCATTAGCGGAACAAGTGAAATTAACACTTTGGTAGTTAAATTCTTGTTTCAAGATAACAAGAGAGCGTTCGGGTtctgcaatttaaaaaaaaataaatacaatcaTCCCCAGTAATTTACCATCAACCAACCAAAAACTATCATGTTTTTTACACTAAAATCTTCATCAGCGAACGTCGACACGAAACATCGGTATTCCCCCGCAATATCCGTCGTAGGATTCCAGATTTTCATGGCTCTGTAAACACTTTTCGGATCGTCGGTCGCTTTGTAATTCAAATCAACCCGATTTTTCAGACGTCCTAAACTCTGTGGTTTTTGTGGTGGTATCCACTGGTAAACCACTTCGTCGTTCAACAACCATTTGACTACTAATTCACTGTCGTCAGGTCTGACCGAGTAATTACAGTCAAGAATTACCGGCGACCCCGAATCATTCTTGACCGCACTTGGAactttaatgtaatttatttgaacggCTGAATTGAACTctaaaaatcgatttttttaaatatttacattctTTCTAAGGTCATAAGGGTTTAAAAGATGCGTG is a genomic window containing:
- the LOC660111 gene encoding uncharacterized protein LOC660111 isoform X2 produces the protein MQRFQSFLLFFITWEFNSAVQINYIKVPSAVKNDSGSPVILDCNYSVRPDDSELVVKWLLNDEVVYQWIPPQKPQSLGRLKNRVDLNYKATDDPKSVYRAMKIWNPTTDIAGEYRCFVSTFADEDFSVKNMIVFEPERSLVILKQEFNYQSVNFTCSANEVYPAPKLILYKDRTDDFYNKNPLQTLEWNTSRHPNGRFSVFVVAHAMVDSLVPGSLIHCELRIPGTGYVKKRSLLYYPTAQTGCDSCSAQLVLILSLLISAFSI
- the LOC660111 gene encoding uncharacterized protein LOC660111 isoform X1, whose product is MQRFQSFLLFFITWEFNSAVQINYIKVPSAVKNDSGSPVILDCNYSVRPDDSELVVKWLLNDEVVYQWIPPQKPQSLGRLKNRVDLNYKATDDPKSVYRAMKIWNPTTDIAGEYRCFVSTFADEDFSVKNMIVFEPERSLVILKQEFNYQSVNFTCSANEVYPAPKLILYKDRTDDFYNKNPLQTLEWNTSRHPNGRFSVFVVAHAMVDSLVPGSLIHCELRIPGTGYVKKRSLLYYPTAQTGCGRALDSCSAQLVLILSLLISAFSI